Proteins from a single region of Polycladomyces subterraneus:
- a CDS encoding peptidase MA family metallohydrolase: MKRRRIMRRCGLIATGWLVGLLLWQGTVSAAPCPPVTQQIIQLAHEKAQAVNRRDWVSFRRVLHPDRPVYMQEQKRWFQDAIRYVDRGSYRLDVLSVIPYRPYQVLAWVEQSYRRKGTRYAVKFPLLFQRTDQGWRDSDYPFQNMTGTGVIVRYTDRRLLDQATVALETVQRSLVQFRSKYGWTPGRDVEVKLYHHPEVFRQSVKLSLPMWAAGWHEAGQAIKFVGLSNVDDWEPSFAMGIVHEMTHHMISELTSDNAAYWLQEGAAGYYQSHLLPGLKEHEDSTGSVSSRWTIRDLEQRNLERLSDVEAARFYAQSRDFFRFLIDRYGEKKLRRLFAVLAMFPVIDQDSSDKLAICNARTRKAVQKALGQTLDRISVEWVIHKRKEVGDKGIEKGSGT, encoded by the coding sequence GTGAAACGACGGCGGATCATGCGGAGATGTGGGTTGATAGCTACTGGATGGTTGGTAGGGTTGTTGCTTTGGCAAGGGACGGTGTCAGCCGCACCTTGTCCCCCGGTTACCCAACAGATCATTCAACTGGCACACGAGAAAGCGCAGGCGGTGAACAGACGGGATTGGGTCTCTTTTCGGCGTGTACTTCACCCGGATCGTCCGGTCTACATGCAAGAACAGAAACGTTGGTTCCAAGACGCAATCCGTTACGTCGATCGCGGTTCATACCGACTAGATGTCCTTTCGGTCATTCCGTACCGTCCGTATCAAGTATTGGCCTGGGTGGAGCAGTCTTATCGAAGGAAAGGCACCCGATATGCCGTCAAGTTTCCTCTCTTGTTTCAACGGACAGATCAAGGATGGCGTGATTCAGATTATCCGTTTCAGAACATGACGGGAACAGGCGTGATCGTACGTTATACCGACCGACGGTTGCTCGATCAGGCTACAGTGGCGTTGGAAACAGTGCAGCGGTCACTGGTACAGTTCCGTTCCAAATATGGGTGGACACCCGGACGCGATGTGGAGGTGAAGTTGTATCACCATCCGGAGGTATTCAGACAATCGGTCAAATTGTCACTCCCCATGTGGGCGGCCGGTTGGCATGAAGCAGGACAGGCGATCAAGTTCGTCGGTCTGTCGAATGTGGACGACTGGGAACCCTCGTTTGCCATGGGGATTGTTCACGAGATGACGCATCACATGATCAGTGAATTGACCAGTGACAATGCGGCATATTGGTTACAGGAGGGAGCGGCCGGTTACTATCAGTCCCATTTGCTCCCAGGATTGAAGGAGCATGAAGATTCGACGGGGTCGGTGTCATCGAGGTGGACGATCCGTGATTTGGAACAGCGCAATCTGGAACGGCTGTCGGATGTGGAAGCTGCCCGGTTCTATGCACAATCCCGTGATTTCTTCCGATTTTTGATCGACCGTTACGGAGAAAAGAAATTGCGACGGCTTTTTGCCGTCTTGGCGATGTTTCCCGTGATCGACCAAGATAGTTCAGATAAACTGGCGATCTGCAATGCACGCACAAGGAAAGCGGTGCAAAAGGCTTTGGGCCAAACGTTGGATCGGATCAGTGTGGAATGGGTCATCCACAAAAGAAAGGAGGTGGGAGATAAGGGGATTGAGAAAGGGAGCGGAACGTAG